Proteins from a genomic interval of Rubinisphaera italica:
- a CDS encoding Na+/H+ antiporter NhaC family protein produces the protein MTEFIKGLGHHSAENDIDESVLQKKTNSSMKWERVLRLVPVVLLLMVSAIVGMLIQPTWIVHQFTVTPEMLESPESAVSYQDSGLTPADLERYQQDASLPVQNEVLILEKNEDGSINYSQLIASKHFGFWSLLPAMVAIALCWYCREPLAALLMGIACGALVMQQYDLTENILLPSMATNQTAGIILLYLWLLGGLMGIWTRTGAAVAFAETVTRHFVRGPRSAKFVAWALGIVFFQGGTISTVIVGTTVKPISDQHRVSHEELSYIIDSTASPIACLVPFNAWPAYVQSLIFIPGVTYLMTESDRINFYFAALPLSFYAMAAILGTLLLSFDVAPFLGKRFRKAIDRARTTGQLSRINRQLTFESKTVSSQMQNHYQSHAAEFVVPILSLIAVAMGSFFWTGTPQVRWAFGLALLISAITAYIRGMTLQDIVKGIGEGLQGVVMFSLILVLAVTMGNITQTAGGGLYLVECLGGSIPYWLLPGTLFAITIMIAFSTGTSWGTYAIAFPLTMPLAMAIASTQQLADEKLYLMINFACVLNGSVFGDQCSPISDTTIISALTTGTDLMDHVLTQIVPASLAAGVAVLGWTLLALTCN, from the coding sequence TTGACTGAATTCATTAAGGGCCTGGGCCATCACTCTGCCGAAAATGATATCGATGAATCTGTCTTACAGAAGAAGACGAATAGTTCAATGAAATGGGAACGTGTACTGAGATTGGTTCCTGTTGTTCTTCTTTTGATGGTTTCCGCAATTGTCGGAATGTTGATTCAGCCAACGTGGATTGTTCATCAGTTTACGGTAACTCCGGAAATGCTTGAGAGTCCGGAATCAGCGGTGAGTTATCAGGATTCCGGTTTAACTCCGGCTGACCTGGAACGCTATCAACAAGACGCTTCTTTGCCAGTGCAGAATGAAGTCTTAATCCTTGAGAAGAATGAAGATGGCTCGATCAATTATTCTCAATTGATTGCCAGTAAGCATTTTGGTTTCTGGTCATTACTCCCTGCGATGGTGGCAATCGCTTTATGCTGGTATTGCCGAGAACCCCTGGCGGCTTTGTTGATGGGTATCGCTTGTGGGGCTTTGGTGATGCAACAGTATGATTTGACGGAAAATATTCTGTTACCTTCAATGGCCACCAATCAAACTGCTGGCATCATCCTCTTATATTTATGGCTGCTCGGGGGATTGATGGGAATCTGGACCCGGACAGGAGCCGCTGTCGCTTTTGCCGAGACGGTGACGCGTCACTTTGTCCGCGGCCCACGTTCTGCCAAATTTGTTGCCTGGGCATTAGGGATTGTCTTCTTTCAAGGGGGAACTATTAGCACGGTTATTGTAGGAACAACGGTCAAACCGATTTCCGATCAACATCGGGTCAGCCATGAAGAGCTCTCTTATATCATAGACTCGACTGCATCTCCCATTGCCTGTCTGGTCCCTTTCAATGCCTGGCCAGCTTATGTTCAGTCATTGATATTCATCCCCGGTGTTACCTACCTGATGACGGAATCAGATCGAATCAATTTTTACTTTGCCGCTTTGCCTCTTAGTTTTTATGCAATGGCTGCGATTTTGGGGACACTGCTACTTAGTTTTGACGTGGCCCCATTTTTAGGAAAACGTTTTCGTAAAGCGATTGACCGTGCGCGAACGACAGGGCAATTGAGCCGTATAAATCGGCAGCTGACCTTCGAGTCTAAAACAGTCTCGTCACAAATGCAGAATCATTACCAATCGCATGCGGCAGAGTTTGTCGTTCCAATTCTTTCTTTGATTGCCGTTGCGATGGGAAGCTTTTTCTGGACAGGAACACCTCAGGTTCGCTGGGCCTTTGGTCTGGCTTTATTGATTTCTGCAATCACAGCTTACATTCGGGGGATGACTCTGCAGGATATCGTAAAGGGCATTGGTGAAGGACTGCAGGGAGTCGTCATGTTTTCTCTGATTCTGGTCCTGGCAGTTACGATGGGAAATATCACGCAGACGGCAGGAGGAGGCTTATATCTGGTGGAGTGCCTGGGGGGATCGATTCCCTATTGGTTGCTCCCTGGCACACTATTTGCAATTACAATTATGATCGCGTTTTCCACAGGAACGAGTTGGGGGACATATGCGATTGCCTTCCCACTAACGATGCCCCTGGCAATGGCGATTGCCTCCACGCAACAACTGGCTGACGAGAAACTGTACTTAATGATCAATTTTGCATGTGTACTTAACGGTAGTGTTTTTGGCGACCAGTGTTCGCCAATATCTGATACGACGATTATCAGTGCATTGACGACAGGAACTGACTTGATGGATCACGTGCTCACACAAATTGTGCCTGCATCTCTGGCAGCTGGTGTTGCCGTTTTGGGTTGGACACTTCTGGCACTGACTTGCAACTGA
- the ggt gene encoding gamma-glutamyltransferase gives MNQYNFRANSTSRHLSRICCCVLILVTLIPLPSSAEDIVRPERAPVDIAESHSGIVVSDTDIASQIGADILAQGGNAVDAAVAVAFALAVTWPEAGNISGGGFMMVAPPNEEVVCVEYRETAPACVDEHSFEKWQERHHARMAGVPGTLRGLELAHKKYGSLPWDQLVKHSIRIAREGIVVDEYLAYSLNRVLTLSSIKNEKRFAEFRRLYGKAIGELWQTGDLFKQPDLANTLEIIAEHGADAFYTGSIAKKIVAEMEEQGGLITAEDLKNYKANIRPAVSGQVNGYTLYGAYPPSSGGITVLLQMRMAEAVGLEVDPDNYWNVDQVHLLAEISKRAFRDRAAYLADPDFSSIPEFMFSNQYAQKQAEKISRNQATSSIEVAGEIPISNLPEESLETTHFSIIDRNGMAVSNTYTLEGTFGCRIAPKGTGFVLNNEMGDFNWIPGYTNQQGRIGTKPNLMSPGKRMLSSQSPMIVKNDGGVALVIGSPGGRTIINTVTEILVQTLLFERPLSEAIDGPRFHHQWFPDEIKFESDDQEQLTRLTRSLIDRGHTISRPKGWLQGSAHGIEYDPASGIAIGVADWRRGGKAVAVPQKVQSNDKPVTPVTNDSQ, from the coding sequence ATGAATCAATATAACTTTCGAGCCAATTCAACTTCTCGTCATTTATCACGTATCTGTTGTTGTGTTCTAATTCTGGTGACACTGATTCCACTGCCCTCTTCTGCAGAGGATATTGTGCGTCCCGAACGAGCACCTGTTGATATCGCAGAGAGTCATTCAGGAATTGTCGTTTCAGATACCGACATCGCTTCACAGATTGGAGCGGATATCCTGGCTCAGGGAGGTAATGCCGTCGACGCAGCGGTGGCAGTTGCTTTTGCGCTGGCTGTCACCTGGCCTGAAGCCGGAAACATCAGTGGCGGAGGATTCATGATGGTTGCGCCTCCGAACGAAGAAGTCGTTTGTGTCGAATATCGAGAAACTGCTCCTGCATGTGTCGATGAACACAGTTTTGAAAAATGGCAAGAGCGTCACCACGCACGAATGGCAGGAGTTCCGGGCACATTAAGAGGTCTGGAACTGGCCCATAAAAAATATGGAAGTCTGCCTTGGGATCAGCTCGTGAAACATTCGATTCGTATCGCTCGTGAGGGGATCGTTGTCGATGAATATCTGGCTTATTCGCTCAATCGAGTTCTCACGCTTTCCTCGATTAAAAATGAAAAGCGATTTGCAGAATTTCGCAGGCTCTACGGAAAAGCGATTGGAGAACTTTGGCAGACAGGCGATTTGTTCAAACAACCGGATTTAGCCAACACGCTGGAAATCATTGCTGAACATGGAGCCGATGCGTTTTATACCGGTAGCATCGCAAAGAAAATAGTCGCCGAAATGGAAGAGCAGGGAGGCTTGATTACAGCTGAAGATCTAAAGAATTACAAAGCGAACATTCGGCCTGCGGTCTCTGGTCAAGTCAATGGTTATACACTTTACGGTGCTTACCCGCCAAGTTCTGGAGGGATCACGGTTCTCCTGCAAATGAGGATGGCCGAAGCGGTTGGACTGGAAGTGGATCCTGATAATTACTGGAATGTCGATCAGGTCCATCTGTTAGCGGAAATCTCAAAAAGAGCTTTCAGAGATCGAGCGGCTTACCTAGCAGATCCCGATTTCAGCAGCATCCCGGAGTTTATGTTCTCCAATCAATATGCTCAAAAACAGGCTGAAAAAATCTCGCGAAATCAAGCGACTTCCAGTATCGAGGTCGCTGGTGAGATTCCCATCAGTAACCTTCCAGAAGAAAGCCTGGAGACCACGCACTTTTCGATCATAGATCGCAATGGGATGGCTGTCAGTAATACCTATACATTGGAAGGAACTTTTGGCTGCAGAATTGCCCCCAAAGGGACTGGATTTGTTCTGAACAATGAGATGGGCGATTTCAACTGGATTCCAGGATATACAAATCAGCAAGGAAGAATTGGAACAAAGCCGAACTTGATGAGCCCGGGAAAAAGAATGCTAAGTTCGCAATCACCGATGATTGTGAAAAACGATGGAGGCGTTGCTCTGGTGATAGGCAGCCCGGGCGGCAGAACGATTATCAATACTGTCACTGAAATTCTGGTTCAAACACTACTTTTTGAGCGTCCCTTGAGCGAAGCGATTGATGGGCCGCGTTTTCATCATCAATGGTTTCCCGATGAAATCAAATTCGAGTCCGACGACCAGGAGCAACTGACTCGATTAACAAGATCATTAATTGATAGAGGACATACCATCAGCCGCCCTAAAGGCTGGCTGCAGGGGTCGGCCCATGGAATTGAATATGATCCAGCATCGGGCATTGCCATAGGAGTAGCCGACTGGAGACGCGGAGGAAAGGCGGTCGCGGTTCCACAAAAAGTTCAGTCTAACGATAAGCCTGTCACACCTGTCACAAATGACTCTCAATAA
- a CDS encoding DUF1559 domain-containing protein has product MKSHLKPGNSQKGFTLIELLVVIAIIAILVALLLPAVQQAREAARRSSCKNNLKQIGLALHNYHDTHGTLPAAYYRDPDYFNRGWGWGALILPQIEETNLYDKMDVSFSRIPRDPTSETQTVLSPFRCPSDVGPNLNPERNDQGMSNYIAVQGADSAGGFRSNSDDIGDYGGMLFQISSIRFRDVTDGLTNTLMIGERAFVDKAPEKPWLGGQWVGVTYNAGYAGVMRCMYNSLDYHLNGDSAWTFSSRHAGGVQFVLGDGAVKFLSENIDGETLERLSSRNDGEVVGEF; this is encoded by the coding sequence GTGAAGTCACATCTCAAACCTGGAAATTCTCAGAAGGGTTTCACTCTTATCGAACTACTGGTTGTTATCGCGATAATCGCTATACTGGTTGCATTGTTACTTCCCGCAGTTCAACAGGCACGTGAAGCAGCACGTCGGTCGAGTTGTAAGAATAATTTGAAACAAATTGGTTTGGCATTACATAATTATCATGACACGCATGGCACATTGCCTGCTGCTTACTATCGCGATCCCGATTATTTCAATCGTGGTTGGGGCTGGGGGGCTCTCATTTTACCTCAGATTGAAGAGACGAACTTATATGACAAAATGGACGTCAGCTTTTCAAGAATTCCACGGGATCCCACTTCTGAAACACAAACGGTTCTCAGTCCCTTTCGTTGCCCTTCCGATGTTGGACCGAATCTGAATCCGGAACGTAATGATCAAGGAATGTCCAACTATATTGCAGTGCAGGGAGCGGATTCCGCTGGAGGATTCCGATCCAATTCAGACGACATTGGAGATTATGGTGGGATGTTATTTCAGATCAGCAGTATTCGCTTTCGTGATGTTACTGACGGTCTTACCAATACTTTGATGATTGGTGAGAGAGCCTTTGTCGACAAAGCTCCCGAAAAACCCTGGTTGGGGGGACAATGGGTCGGCGTAACTTATAATGCTGGCTATGCCGGAGTCATGCGCTGCATGTACAACAGCCTCGACTATCACCTGAATGGCGATTCGGCATGGACATTTAGCAGCCGTCATGCGGGAGGAGTACAATTTGTTCTCGGAGATGGAGCCGTGAAATTCCTCAGCGAAAATATTGATGGAGAAACCCTCGAACGCCTCTCCTCCCGAAATGATGGAGAAGTTGTCGGAGAATTTTAA
- a CDS encoding BPL-N domain-containing protein, whose protein sequence is MNKISQALLAGLLMLMPTIVIAENVQLVRVAIYDHSEEISNGPSNLLRFLIPVHGFSAQRVSPEQIQEGCLSDFDVLIMPGGSGSKQSEKLQESGRAQVKEFVRNGGGYVGICAGSYLASSHYSWSLGLINAKVWDREHWARGQGTVSLCLTSSGREVLGCKQKEVDVYYGQGPLLVPDNQSDLPGYEVLASYGSEIAKKGAPVEAMIDTHAVIRSKYGEGRVICFSPHPETKDGPNSLMASGIYWAAQLKP, encoded by the coding sequence ATGAATAAAATCTCCCAGGCCCTTCTGGCGGGTCTACTGATGCTGATGCCAACGATTGTTATCGCTGAAAATGTTCAACTCGTTCGCGTGGCTATCTATGATCATTCTGAGGAAATCTCCAATGGCCCCAGTAACCTGTTGCGATTTTTAATCCCCGTACATGGCTTCTCTGCACAGCGCGTTTCACCGGAGCAAATTCAGGAAGGTTGTCTCAGCGATTTCGATGTGCTGATTATGCCTGGCGGTTCCGGTAGTAAACAGTCAGAAAAACTGCAGGAAAGTGGTCGTGCACAAGTGAAGGAATTTGTTCGTAATGGAGGCGGATATGTCGGAATCTGCGCTGGCTCCTATCTCGCATCCTCTCACTATTCATGGTCACTCGGTTTGATTAACGCAAAAGTTTGGGATCGAGAACACTGGGCTCGAGGTCAGGGAACGGTTTCGTTATGCCTGACCAGTTCAGGGCGCGAAGTGCTGGGCTGCAAACAGAAAGAAGTTGACGTCTACTACGGTCAGGGGCCACTTCTTGTTCCTGATAATCAGTCTGATCTTCCGGGATATGAAGTCCTGGCCTCATACGGCAGCGAAATCGCCAAGAAAGGCGCTCCTGTTGAAGCCATGATCGACACTCATGCTGTGATCCGTTCCAAATATGGCGAAGGAAGAGTCATTTGTTTCAGCCCTCATCCCGAAACCAAGGATGGCCCAAACTCACTGATGGCTTCTGGCATTTACTGGGCCGCACAGCTGAAACCATAA
- a CDS encoding peptidase C45, whose protein sequence is MRAREKQLTIRTSMILWGALIAFLPSVVTACTTAVISGRATVDGRPILWKNRDTSSRRNEVAFLEGGKYRAIAVVNAGSRSSAWMGVNEAGFCIENSLSKDLNTDGERSGPGNGGFMKLALETCRTVEEFRQLLEKTNTSGRRTNSNFGVIDAQGGAALFETGATSFKMFDANDPAIAPNGYLVRSNFATTAQEVSPQPSLEELSGKTLYSADRFSQACTLLSSPGEAGVSVEYMIRNVCRDLSDAPGAAVCGSVNDPSGKLPEIINADSMISRTTTVSAAVFHGVKAGEDPLMTTMWAFLGDPKFSIAVPCWTSMSDIAPPLVGEKEAPIGAIANTMRGWSFVDGDKGVDSTVLTGIWSDVWKVEDQILSATARARSKWESKGVNPRDMNAVHMESARRSYQAMLTELRQLKNAALTIKTPAPPKFEPVTKTILVP, encoded by the coding sequence ATGCGAGCCCGAGAAAAACAATTGACGATTCGAACAAGTATGATCCTCTGGGGGGCACTCATCGCGTTTTTACCCTCGGTTGTTACCGCCTGCACGACGGCCGTCATTAGCGGAAGAGCGACAGTTGACGGTCGTCCAATTTTATGGAAAAACCGCGATACCTCATCGAGACGGAATGAAGTCGCATTTCTCGAAGGTGGAAAGTATCGAGCGATCGCGGTCGTCAATGCGGGTAGTCGCAGTTCCGCTTGGATGGGTGTAAATGAAGCCGGATTCTGTATCGAAAACTCGTTAAGTAAAGACTTGAATACTGACGGCGAAAGAAGTGGCCCGGGCAATGGCGGGTTTATGAAACTTGCACTTGAAACGTGCCGTACGGTTGAAGAGTTCCGTCAACTCCTCGAAAAGACAAATACATCTGGTCGCAGAACCAATTCCAATTTTGGCGTAATCGATGCCCAGGGTGGTGCTGCTCTATTTGAAACAGGTGCGACATCCTTCAAAATGTTTGACGCAAACGATCCCGCGATTGCACCGAATGGATATCTCGTTCGCTCCAATTTTGCGACAACTGCACAGGAAGTGAGTCCTCAGCCATCACTTGAAGAATTATCTGGAAAAACGCTCTATTCAGCCGATCGATTCAGTCAAGCCTGCACGCTGCTCAGTTCACCAGGCGAAGCCGGGGTTTCTGTCGAATATATGATCCGAAATGTCTGCCGGGATCTTTCCGATGCTCCTGGTGCTGCCGTTTGCGGAAGTGTGAATGATCCCTCAGGAAAGCTCCCCGAAATCATCAATGCCGACTCCATGATCAGTCGGACAACGACCGTATCAGCCGCTGTTTTTCACGGCGTGAAAGCAGGGGAAGATCCCTTGATGACAACAATGTGGGCCTTTCTGGGTGATCCTAAATTTTCCATCGCGGTTCCCTGCTGGACATCAATGAGCGACATTGCCCCGCCACTCGTCGGTGAGAAGGAAGCTCCGATTGGTGCGATTGCCAACACCATGCGAGGCTGGAGCTTTGTCGATGGAGACAAAGGAGTTGATTCTACGGTATTGACGGGAATTTGGAGTGATGTCTGGAAGGTCGAAGATCAGATTCTTTCCGCGACTGCCAGAGCTCGCTCAAAATGGGAATCCAAAGGGGTCAACCCAAGAGATATGAATGCGGTTCATATGGAGAGTGCTCGTCGTTCCTATCAGGCTATGTTGACCGAACTCCGACAACTCAAGAACGCCGCACTCACCATTAAAACTCCTGCACCACCAAAGTTTGAGCCGGTCACAAAGACAATTCTGGTTCCCTAA
- a CDS encoding AraC family transcriptional regulator, producing the protein MIACRIPAMNDRLRIALLVLNASQWSRSVVSGIVSFADEYDSWDFWLAPRNFSQKPILPSDWSGQRIIARIADEEIHDSVKSRGIPCVNVSWHTEHSLDCPKVISDPKACGRMAAEYYVERGFESFAYIGPPLCYNYNDPVLDEVKSVVDGVGGSLNCFDPDPNFPSSDYDFQRSRMRGWIHSLPKPVGLIAWSTNVAREIMLTSLNEQFDIPNDVAILAIEHEPTLSSLCPFPISYVQQSTETVGFEAAKELQRLMNGGTPRESPILIQPEGIVEKTSTDTIFTQDDIVQEAVAFIRRNSASGISVDELTRALNVSRRSLEERFRRSLNRTPADEIRTARLEVIKSYLKRTTLSLSEISDRTGFSCQNAMLRFFKRLTSQTPGQFRRNYSYSTTTE; encoded by the coding sequence ATGATCGCATGTCGTATCCCAGCGATGAATGATCGGCTGAGAATCGCATTGCTGGTCCTGAATGCGAGTCAATGGTCTCGCTCTGTCGTCAGTGGAATAGTGAGCTTTGCTGACGAATATGACAGTTGGGATTTTTGGCTGGCACCACGAAATTTTTCTCAGAAACCAATTCTTCCCTCTGACTGGTCAGGACAGAGGATTATTGCCCGAATTGCTGATGAAGAAATTCATGATTCTGTGAAATCGCGAGGGATTCCCTGCGTCAATGTTTCCTGGCATACAGAACATTCTCTGGATTGCCCCAAAGTGATTTCCGATCCCAAAGCCTGTGGACGAATGGCTGCAGAATACTATGTTGAGCGTGGATTTGAATCGTTTGCCTATATTGGTCCACCTCTCTGTTATAACTATAACGATCCCGTCCTGGATGAAGTGAAATCAGTCGTTGACGGTGTTGGTGGCTCATTGAATTGTTTTGATCCGGATCCAAATTTTCCCTCGTCAGATTACGATTTTCAGAGAAGCCGGATGCGGGGCTGGATCCATTCATTGCCAAAACCTGTTGGATTGATCGCCTGGTCGACTAACGTGGCCCGGGAAATAATGTTGACGAGCCTCAATGAGCAATTCGATATTCCTAACGATGTTGCAATCTTGGCGATTGAACACGAGCCCACGCTCTCTTCGCTGTGCCCCTTCCCGATTTCTTATGTTCAGCAATCAACTGAAACCGTTGGGTTTGAAGCGGCCAAAGAACTGCAACGATTGATGAATGGCGGAACGCCTCGAGAATCCCCAATTTTAATTCAGCCTGAAGGAATTGTTGAGAAAACTTCGACTGATACGATATTTACACAAGACGATATTGTTCAGGAAGCGGTTGCCTTTATCCGACGGAACTCGGCCAGTGGAATCAGTGTGGATGAACTGACTCGAGCACTCAATGTTTCACGACGTTCTCTTGAGGAGCGTTTCCGACGTTCACTGAATCGTACTCCCGCTGATGAAATTCGCACGGCTCGACTGGAAGTCATTAAATCCTATTTAAAACGGACCACACTTTCTTTATCAGAGATCAGTGATCGAACCGGATTCAGCTGTCAGAATGCGATGCTCCGATTCTTCAAACGGCTTACCAGCCAGACGCCTGGTCAATTCCGTCGTAACTACTCCTACAGCACTACGACCGAATAA
- a CDS encoding DUF1559 domain-containing protein — protein sequence MKDSKLSVSVQNRKAFTLIELLVVIAIIAILVALLLPAVQQAREAARRSSCKNNLKQIGLALHNYHDAHSCFPSGFYRRDYSVSSTFAGPGWGWGTMILPQLEQTALWDALSPNATILSRSATMVPLTQTPIETFRCPSCPGGNLNERLIDDPTDEPHAISTYKGVFGDLNTQYNYSGDDCAYYSGSCISGGNGVFSSNSSEKFRDITDGTSNTLMIGEVAYGINGVRNSSGTLIDYRGSVWAGVDADGARSNVATHQTLRGLNGSGNPESLYSINGTNSNSFSSHHKGGVQFVLTDGSVRFLSENLDSQTTNWLAARDDGEVLGEF from the coding sequence ATGAAAGATTCTAAATTGTCGGTTTCGGTACAGAATCGAAAAGCATTCACGCTCATCGAATTATTAGTTGTTATCGCTATTATTGCCATACTGGTAGCATTACTACTGCCAGCTGTTCAGCAGGCTCGGGAAGCAGCACGTCGTTCTTCCTGTAAAAACAATTTGAAACAAATCGGTTTGGCACTTCACAATTATCACGATGCCCATTCCTGTTTTCCTTCTGGCTTTTATCGTCGTGATTACAGCGTTTCGTCGACATTTGCAGGGCCGGGTTGGGGTTGGGGCACAATGATTCTGCCACAACTCGAACAGACGGCTCTATGGGACGCACTGTCACCCAACGCAACCATTCTCTCACGATCGGCTACGATGGTTCCGTTAACTCAAACACCTATTGAAACATTCCGCTGTCCAAGTTGTCCTGGTGGTAACCTGAATGAAAGGTTGATTGATGATCCAACAGATGAACCTCATGCCATTTCCACATACAAAGGGGTATTTGGTGATTTGAATACACAATACAATTATTCAGGTGATGATTGTGCCTACTACTCGGGGAGTTGCATCAGCGGCGGTAATGGAGTTTTCAGCTCAAACAGTTCAGAGAAATTCCGTGATATTACTGATGGCACCTCAAATACTCTTATGATCGGTGAAGTTGCCTATGGGATTAACGGAGTGCGTAATTCCTCGGGAACATTGATTGATTATCGTGGTTCAGTCTGGGCTGGAGTTGATGCTGATGGGGCCCGCAGTAACGTCGCTACCCATCAGACCTTACGAGGACTCAACGGGAGTGGAAACCCGGAATCACTCTACTCCATTAACGGAACCAATAGTAATTCTTTCAGCTCACATCACAAGGGGGGAGTTCAGTTTGTCTTGACTGATGGCAGCGTGAGATTCCTTTCAGAAAATCTGGACTCACAAACCACGAACTGGTTGGCAGCCCGCGATGACGGTGAGGTCCTGGGTGAGTTTTAA
- a CDS encoding carboxypeptidase-like regulatory domain-containing protein — translation MKSVSGTITFEGQPVENASVVFDAPSGARAFGLTDSMGQFQLETHRYGKGAPAGEYLVKVLSKEGTKVKDSSQPLEISMLYQENGVAKVVVTDESESRFTFDLKKSPDEDDVISSMSGEG, via the coding sequence ATGAAATCTGTCAGTGGGACTATTACCTTTGAGGGGCAACCGGTCGAGAATGCCAGTGTTGTCTTTGATGCTCCGAGCGGTGCACGCGCTTTTGGTCTGACGGATTCTATGGGCCAGTTTCAATTGGAAACTCATCGCTACGGTAAGGGAGCACCTGCCGGGGAATATCTGGTTAAGGTCCTTAGTAAAGAAGGCACAAAAGTCAAAGACTCATCTCAGCCTCTGGAAATTTCCATGCTGTATCAGGAAAATGGAGTGGCGAAAGTAGTCGTCACAGATGAGAGTGAATCTCGATTCACATTCGATCTGAAAAAGAGTCCTGATGAGGACGATGTGATTTCATCAATGAGTGGCGAGGGATAA